A DNA window from Agarivorans sp. TSD2052 contains the following coding sequences:
- a CDS encoding 1-acylglycerol-3-phosphate O-acyltransferase, whose translation MLAVIRIIFIAVVMLTAFPFVILYCLTRPRHPDLVHQIGVLIAKCGRFVGIKVEVRFVTQDLPEKGVWVANHQNSYDMFTLPFALRKGVVSIGKKSLAKIPFFGQIYWITGNILIDRDRRSKAADTIKQAAEAIDKRHLSVWMFPEGTRSYGRGLQAFKTGAFHLAMQAKVPMLPICCSSTHGQVKLNRWNNGKVIVEVGRPIDVSDWKSNLRAEIASLHQQMEQRIYELTMEARGEAADYAEIHQRNITDTSKAMAGEN comes from the coding sequence ATGTTAGCTGTTATTCGAATTATATTTATTGCCGTAGTGATGTTAACGGCATTTCCGTTTGTGATCTTGTATTGCTTAACTCGACCACGACATCCAGATTTGGTCCATCAGATTGGTGTATTGATCGCCAAGTGTGGGCGTTTCGTTGGGATTAAGGTAGAGGTGCGATTTGTTACTCAAGACTTGCCTGAGAAAGGCGTGTGGGTAGCTAACCACCAAAATAGTTACGATATGTTTACCCTACCATTTGCGCTGCGTAAAGGGGTGGTATCCATCGGTAAAAAGAGTTTGGCGAAGATCCCGTTTTTTGGTCAAATTTACTGGATTACCGGTAATATTTTGATCGACCGAGATCGCCGTAGTAAAGCTGCGGATACGATTAAGCAAGCCGCTGAGGCCATTGATAAACGCCACTTGTCGGTATGGATGTTCCCAGAAGGTACACGAAGCTATGGGCGTGGTTTGCAAGCGTTTAAAACCGGTGCGTTTCATTTAGCGATGCAAGCTAAAGTGCCCATGCTGCCTATTTGCTGTTCGTCTACTCACGGCCAAGTAAAACTTAACCGTTGGAATAACGGCAAAGTGATTGTAGAAGTAGGCCGCCCAATTGACGTGAGCGATTGGAAGAGTAATTTACGTGCTGAAATCGCTAGCTTGCATCAGCAAATGGAACAGCGTATTTATGAACTCACCATGGAAGCACGCGGTGAAGCCGCCGACTATGCAGAGATTCATCAACGTAATATCACCGACACTAGCAAAGCGATGGCAGGAGAGAATTAA
- the cpdA gene encoding 3',5'-cyclic-AMP phosphodiesterase: MAFTKLNITTADDGNVHLLQVTDTHLFANQKTGLLGVNTYDSFSAVTQNIQDDNIAFDYILATGDLSQDHTKASYQRFAEKIAELDRPCFWLPGNHDLQHNMRTLEQHGVMAAKQLISEHWQIIMLDTQVEGEPHGTMSQRQLDDLEHALAEYPDKHVLIAMHHQAIPVGSKWLDQHNLKNADEFFAVIANYPNVRGVIFGHVHQNYEFQFDGVAFIATPSTCIQFLPLSANFALDHQQPGWRFLQLTPEGRIATRLRRLSEQSFLPDPKSKGY, translated from the coding sequence GTGGCATTTACTAAATTAAATATAACTACAGCCGACGACGGCAACGTGCATTTACTGCAAGTCACTGACACTCACCTGTTTGCAAATCAGAAAACCGGTTTGTTAGGGGTGAACACTTATGACAGCTTTAGTGCGGTGACCCAAAATATTCAAGACGACAATATCGCTTTTGATTACATTTTGGCGACGGGTGATTTGTCTCAAGATCATACCAAAGCTTCCTATCAACGTTTTGCTGAAAAAATTGCAGAGCTAGACCGCCCTTGTTTCTGGTTACCGGGCAACCATGATTTGCAGCACAATATGCGCACCCTTGAGCAACATGGGGTGATGGCTGCCAAACAATTGATTAGCGAGCATTGGCAAATCATCATGCTGGACACTCAGGTGGAAGGTGAGCCTCACGGTACGATGAGTCAACGGCAACTTGATGATCTGGAACACGCCTTAGCTGAGTATCCGGATAAACATGTGTTGATAGCCATGCATCATCAGGCCATACCGGTTGGTAGTAAGTGGTTAGATCAGCACAATTTAAAAAATGCCGATGAGTTTTTCGCGGTTATTGCTAATTACCCAAATGTTCGCGGGGTGATATTCGGCCATGTTCATCAAAACTACGAATTTCAGTTTGATGGCGTCGCGTTTATTGCAACGCCGAGTACCTGTATTCAGTTTTTACCGTTATCGGCTAACTTCGCCTTGGACCATCAGCAACCCGGGTGGCGTTTTTTACAACTGACCCCTGAAGGGCGTATTGCTACTCGTTTGCGTCGCTTATCAGAGCAAAGTTTTCTTCCTGATCCAAAATCCAAGGGTTATTGA
- a CDS encoding DUF1249 domain-containing protein, which yields MNAKGVSSKYRVNLDELMQLYAANYTFMMRLFPPALELGQCLRLTPQVGDDYLLECKERTRYTSLYEITQASEIPRNYLQPQLLVRLYHDARLAEVCASQQIYKLKPRYDYPNKKMHHRDEKHQTNQFLNDWLAFCFKQRIKVEFE from the coding sequence ATGAACGCTAAGGGTGTTTCGTCAAAATATCGAGTTAATCTTGATGAGCTGATGCAATTGTATGCGGCTAATTACACCTTTATGATGCGGTTATTTCCGCCTGCTTTAGAGTTGGGCCAGTGTTTACGCCTTACGCCACAAGTGGGGGATGACTACTTACTTGAATGTAAAGAGCGAACGCGTTATACCTCTTTGTATGAGATCACTCAGGCGAGTGAAATACCGCGTAATTATTTGCAGCCGCAATTGCTGGTGCGCTTATACCACGACGCGAGGTTGGCGGAAGTGTGTGCTAGTCAGCAGATTTATAAGCTGAAACCAAGGTATGATTACCCAAATAAAAAGATGCATCATCGAGATGAAAAGCATCAAACAAATCAGTTTCTTAACGACTGGTTAGCATTTTGTTTTAAACAGCGGATTAAAGTTGAGTTTGAATAG
- a CDS encoding YqiA/YcfP family alpha/beta fold hydrolase — protein sequence MEQASVLLYLHGFNSSPNSAKAQAMASYLKTHQPHIQFVCPQLACYPMAAWQQIEQLLELHKTANLGVVGSSLGGFLATRVAQLTQAPAVLVNPAVKPYNLLKDFLGEQTNPYTQQVYRLEQQHIEHLKQLEVSNLSCQQRLWVLLQTADEVLDFNLAVTEYKGATFTIEEGGDHSFQGFENHCAAILDFLALR from the coding sequence GTGGAGCAAGCATCAGTATTATTGTATTTGCACGGATTTAATAGTTCACCGAACTCGGCTAAAGCACAAGCAATGGCCAGCTACCTCAAGACACATCAACCGCACATTCAATTTGTATGTCCTCAACTGGCTTGTTATCCAATGGCTGCTTGGCAACAAATTGAACAGCTGCTTGAGCTACACAAAACAGCTAATTTAGGGGTGGTGGGCAGTTCATTAGGTGGTTTCTTAGCCACCCGAGTCGCCCAATTAACTCAGGCTCCAGCTGTACTGGTTAATCCAGCGGTTAAGCCTTATAACTTGCTTAAAGATTTTTTGGGCGAACAAACCAATCCTTATACTCAACAAGTTTACCGTTTAGAACAACAGCATATTGAGCACTTGAAACAGTTAGAAGTCTCAAACTTAAGCTGCCAACAACGGCTTTGGGTGCTGTTGCAAACCGCAGACGAAGTGCTGGACTTTAACTTGGCGGTCACAGAGTATAAAGGCGCGACATTCACTATCGAAGAGGGCGGCGACCATAGTTTTCAAGGCTTTGAAAACCACTGCGCGGCGATTCTTGACTTTTTGGCACTTAGGTAA
- the nudF gene encoding ADP-ribose diphosphatase → MSTMHENSQFSHQDLEIKEVEDVYQGFFKLQRYTLRHRLYQGGWSNWIQREMMDRGHAAGILLFDPKLDQVVLVEQFRIGAVETGSSPWLLEIVAGMLDSNQAPLDVAVREAQEEAGLSVKRVIPCNSFLPGAGGLSERIHLFIGEVDASSAGGVHGLDNENEDILVKVLSREQAFQAVQAGIIDNAAAVITIQWLQLNLQKVLLQWQNSGRGDER, encoded by the coding sequence ATGTCGACAATGCATGAAAACAGCCAATTTTCTCATCAAGACCTAGAAATTAAAGAGGTAGAAGACGTATATCAAGGTTTCTTTAAGCTTCAACGTTATACTCTGCGCCACCGCTTATACCAAGGCGGTTGGAGTAACTGGATCCAACGAGAAATGATGGACCGCGGGCATGCGGCGGGCATTTTGTTATTTGACCCCAAATTAGACCAAGTGGTATTAGTTGAGCAGTTCAGAATTGGCGCAGTAGAAACGGGCAGTAGCCCGTGGTTACTCGAAATTGTGGCGGGGATGCTAGATAGTAATCAGGCGCCGTTGGACGTTGCAGTGCGTGAAGCCCAAGAAGAAGCCGGTTTAAGCGTAAAGCGGGTGATACCCTGTAATAGTTTTTTGCCAGGCGCGGGTGGCTTGAGCGAGCGGATTCATTTATTTATTGGTGAAGTTGATGCAAGCTCAGCGGGTGGTGTGCATGGCCTAGATAATGAAAATGAAGATATTTTAGTCAAAGTACTTAGTAGAGAGCAGGCTTTTCAAGCAGTGCAAGCTGGTATTATAGACAATGCAGCAGCGGTAATTACCATTCAGTGGTTACAGCTTAATTTGCAGAAAGTGTTACTGCAATGGCAGAATAGTGGCCGCGGTGATGAACGCTAA
- the rraB gene encoding ribonuclease E inhibitor RraB, which produces MSTKQLIADWQTETDLIIQELLADGSDPDAEYTIEHHIACKDFKILEKAAVDVFKAGYEVSDAEEAEWEDGDKVWCFDVIVEAPLDAAGIKQDIESLANIAEKNKVTYDGWGTYFESDEDEEQED; this is translated from the coding sequence ATGAGTACCAAACAACTTATTGCTGATTGGCAAACTGAAACCGATTTAATTATTCAAGAATTGTTGGCTGACGGCAGTGATCCTGATGCTGAATACACCATTGAGCACCACATCGCCTGTAAAGACTTTAAGATCCTTGAGAAAGCGGCAGTAGACGTATTTAAAGCTGGCTATGAAGTCAGTGACGCCGAAGAAGCAGAGTGGGAAGATGGCGATAAGGTATGGTGTTTCGATGTGATTGTTGAAGCGCCCTTAGACGCTGCTGGAATTAAGCAAGATATTGAAAGCCTCGCCAACATCGCCGAAAAGAATAAGGTGACTTATGATGGCTGGGGTACCTACTTTGAGTCGGATGAAGACGAAGAGCAGGAAGACTAG
- the parE gene encoding DNA topoisomerase IV subunit B: MADQYNSDSIEVLSGLDPVKRRPGMYTDTTRPNHLAQEVIDNSVDEALAGHARSISVTLFADQSIEVIDDGRGMPTDIHPEEKVSGVELIFTRLHAGGKFTNDNYQFSGGLHGVGISVVNALSSRVEVQVKRDSQVFEMAFESGDKVEELHVTGTVGKRNTGTRVRFWPIGSYFDSPKFSVSRLRHLLRAKAVLCPGLTIKFIDKVNNETEEWYYEDGLKDYLSQSFKDFISLPEDPFTGAFSSKDEAVDWAVSWLPEGGDSITESYVNLIPTAQGGTHVNGLRQGLLDAMREFCEFRNLLPRGLKLTPDDIWDRCCYVLSVKMQDPQFAGQTKERLSSRQSAAFVSGIVKDAFSLWLNTNTDQAELLAEVFINNAQRRMRSSKKIARKKVTSGPALPGKLTDCTSQDPLKGELFLVEGDSAGGSAKQARDREIQAVMPLRGKILNTWEVDASEVLASQEVHDISVAIGIDPDSSDLSGLRYGKICILADADSDGLHIATLLCALFMMHFRTLVEQGHIYVAMPPLYRIDVGKEVFYALDEDEKQGILDRIEAEKKRGKVNVQRFKGLGEMNPLQLRETTMDPNTRRLVQLTVDDQQGTLSLMDMLLAKKRSGDRKEWLEAKGNMASDLV, from the coding sequence ATGGCTGATCAATATAATTCAGACTCTATTGAGGTATTAAGCGGCTTAGACCCGGTAAAACGTAGACCGGGTATGTATACCGATACCACTCGCCCAAACCATTTAGCCCAAGAAGTTATCGATAACAGTGTCGATGAAGCTTTGGCCGGACATGCGCGCTCTATTAGCGTGACCTTGTTTGCTGACCAATCAATCGAGGTGATTGATGATGGTCGAGGTATGCCTACAGATATTCACCCGGAAGAGAAGGTGAGTGGCGTAGAGCTTATTTTTACGCGTTTACACGCTGGCGGAAAGTTTACCAATGATAATTACCAGTTTTCTGGTGGTTTACATGGCGTGGGTATCTCGGTGGTTAATGCCTTGTCTTCTCGGGTGGAAGTACAAGTAAAACGAGATAGCCAAGTTTTTGAAATGGCTTTTGAAAGTGGTGACAAAGTAGAAGAACTGCATGTCACGGGTACTGTGGGTAAGCGCAACACGGGCACTCGCGTAAGATTTTGGCCTATTGGTAGCTATTTTGATAGCCCTAAGTTTTCGGTTTCGCGCTTACGCCATTTGCTGCGGGCCAAAGCGGTGCTTTGTCCTGGCCTTACCATTAAGTTTATTGACAAGGTCAATAACGAAACAGAAGAATGGTATTACGAAGACGGCTTAAAAGACTATCTAAGCCAATCATTTAAAGATTTTATTAGTCTACCTGAAGACCCGTTTACTGGGGCGTTTTCCAGTAAAGATGAAGCGGTAGATTGGGCAGTAAGTTGGTTGCCAGAGGGTGGTGATAGCATCACCGAAAGTTATGTTAATTTAATCCCTACTGCGCAAGGCGGTACTCACGTTAATGGATTACGCCAAGGCTTATTGGATGCCATGCGCGAATTCTGTGAGTTTCGAAATTTACTACCCCGTGGCTTAAAGCTGACTCCCGATGATATTTGGGATCGCTGTTGTTACGTGTTGTCAGTAAAAATGCAAGATCCCCAATTTGCGGGGCAAACTAAAGAGCGCTTATCTTCGCGGCAATCAGCGGCGTTTGTATCGGGAATTGTCAAAGACGCCTTTAGTTTGTGGCTTAATACCAATACTGATCAAGCTGAGCTGTTGGCTGAAGTGTTCATTAACAATGCCCAGCGACGGATGCGCTCAAGCAAGAAAATTGCCCGTAAAAAAGTCACCTCAGGACCGGCACTGCCGGGTAAGCTCACCGACTGTACTAGCCAAGACCCGCTAAAAGGTGAACTGTTTTTAGTTGAAGGGGACTCTGCGGGGGGGAGTGCTAAGCAGGCGCGAGATCGCGAGATTCAAGCGGTTATGCCCTTGCGCGGTAAAATTCTTAATACTTGGGAAGTTGATGCCAGTGAAGTATTAGCCTCACAAGAGGTTCATGATATCTCGGTAGCCATAGGCATTGACCCCGATAGTAGTGACTTAAGCGGTTTACGTTACGGTAAAATTTGTATTTTGGCAGATGCTGACTCCGATGGTTTACACATTGCTACCTTGTTGTGTGCACTGTTTATGATGCACTTTAGAACCTTGGTTGAGCAAGGCCACATTTATGTAGCCATGCCACCTTTATACCGAATAGATGTAGGTAAAGAGGTTTTTTATGCATTGGATGAAGACGAAAAACAAGGCATTCTCGATCGTATTGAAGCAGAGAAAAAGCGCGGCAAAGTGAACGTACAACGCTTTAAAGGTTTGGGTGAAATGAACCCTCTACAGCTTCGCGAAACAACAATGGATCCCAATACTCGACGTTTAGTGCAACTCACCGTGGACGATCAACAAGGTACACTTAGTTTGATGGACATGTTGTTAGCCAAAAAGCGCTCAGGCGATCGTAAGGAATGGTTAGAAGCTAAAGGGAATATGGCATCTGACTTAGTTTAA
- a CDS encoding putative bifunctional diguanylate cyclase/phosphodiesterase, producing MRDLRLGLATKALLLLCGVLLITLVGLISFNHDNLKTFFRVGRAQIIENQQYQLHNYYREVFARLQNINDSQSYRFDYYQPQQLPTIFDSFWQDLRSNSELPVRSLSIIDPQDGLKFEYGYLVHSEKALEWMLNPPDPAGPNWILDCPLSCRIIIATEFDNVVGNEDYRAFYSLDSLRLLELFPSSQGSHHFLVELHQDSSLTLLYAESDYRNAIEDIIQGLTSQDIVDGIEQFNTEMGLTELHAFEVNSTSKQNPVYYAIVNDVSTQLEQLKNADYNNFLFGISAWIFAGAIVIFALSPSLRRVRRTIDNLPLLARSSHNLFRRNLEGTSKRLLQDESDELNHALIRLSYQLEALEQQLKSRAEELEWVANYDNLTDLPNRRKFERVINQMVHEQRSGCLLMVDLDNFKYVNDISGHGAGDEMLRQVSSSLERLLPSDTILARISGDEFAVYLEGTSLAYAEVVAQRIISMLAQVSVPGHEIIHTASACVGIVAFPEHGNSCEDLMAKADICNNQAKERGKNCVVSFQSEDADTELVKQHYWLDLAQNAIERDRLELFYQPIMNNKLNKVEHYEVLLRVRDDNNQLHSPYQLILAAEKNGQIDKIDLWVVQQALQQMETNLRNGYQDKLAINLSARSFCSEKVIARIAREFVSRNIAGDMIIFEITETAALPNMKQAEEHIRRLKALGCAIALDDFGVGYSSFHSLKQLPFDFLKIDGSFVREILNQPEDKVFIQALVGIANKLGHKTVAEFVESEALNEELISLGVDYSQGYYIGKPASARYFWQFDKASAVLALQGT from the coding sequence ATGCGCGATTTACGACTGGGTTTAGCTACCAAGGCATTATTACTGCTGTGTGGTGTATTGCTAATCACCTTAGTAGGGTTGATTAGTTTTAATCACGATAACTTGAAAACTTTTTTTCGAGTGGGTCGCGCTCAAATCATCGAAAATCAGCAATATCAGTTACATAATTATTATCGTGAGGTATTTGCTCGCCTTCAAAATATAAATGACAGCCAAAGTTATCGCTTCGATTATTATCAGCCGCAGCAACTCCCCACGATTTTTGACTCGTTTTGGCAAGACTTGCGCAGCAACTCTGAGTTACCAGTGCGCAGCCTGAGCATTATCGACCCCCAAGATGGCTTAAAGTTTGAATATGGCTATCTGGTGCATAGCGAAAAAGCCTTAGAGTGGATGCTCAATCCGCCAGACCCAGCGGGCCCAAATTGGATTTTAGATTGTCCTTTAAGCTGCCGAATCATTATTGCAACTGAGTTTGATAACGTCGTAGGTAATGAAGACTATCGTGCGTTTTATAGCTTAGATTCGTTACGTTTATTAGAGTTATTTCCATCCAGCCAAGGCAGCCACCATTTTTTGGTTGAGCTACATCAAGATAGTTCGTTAACGCTATTGTATGCCGAGTCTGATTATCGAAACGCCATAGAAGACATTATTCAAGGTTTGACTAGCCAAGATATTGTAGACGGCATCGAACAGTTCAACACCGAGATGGGACTGACCGAATTGCATGCCTTTGAGGTCAATAGTACCAGTAAGCAAAACCCTGTTTATTACGCCATTGTTAACGATGTAAGTACTCAGCTAGAGCAGCTGAAAAATGCTGATTATAATAATTTCCTGTTTGGTATTAGCGCGTGGATTTTTGCCGGCGCTATTGTGATATTTGCGCTTAGCCCCTCGCTACGCAGAGTGCGCCGCACGATTGATAACCTACCTTTGCTGGCACGTTCATCTCATAATTTGTTTAGGCGTAATTTAGAAGGCACCAGCAAGCGACTATTGCAAGATGAGTCTGATGAACTTAACCACGCACTAATCAGATTATCTTATCAATTAGAAGCACTAGAGCAGCAGCTAAAAAGCCGCGCAGAAGAGTTAGAATGGGTGGCAAATTATGACAATTTGACCGATCTACCTAATCGCCGAAAATTTGAACGCGTGATCAACCAAATGGTACATGAGCAGCGCTCTGGTTGTTTGTTGATGGTCGATTTAGATAACTTTAAGTACGTCAATGACATCAGTGGTCATGGCGCTGGTGATGAAATGCTACGCCAAGTCTCTAGCAGTTTAGAGCGACTACTACCTAGCGATACCATTTTGGCGCGTATCAGTGGTGATGAGTTTGCCGTGTATCTTGAAGGCACCAGTTTAGCCTACGCAGAGGTGGTAGCTCAGCGTATTATTAGTATGTTGGCTCAAGTCAGTGTACCAGGGCATGAAATTATCCATACCGCCTCAGCCTGTGTGGGGATTGTGGCTTTCCCTGAGCATGGTAATAGTTGCGAAGACTTAATGGCGAAAGCTGATATATGTAACAACCAAGCTAAAGAACGGGGCAAAAATTGTGTTGTCAGTTTTCAAAGTGAAGACGCCGATACTGAGTTAGTTAAACAACACTACTGGTTAGATCTAGCACAAAACGCCATTGAGCGAGATCGCTTAGAGTTGTTCTATCAGCCCATCATGAACAATAAGCTGAATAAAGTTGAACACTATGAAGTGTTACTGCGTGTTCGTGATGACAATAATCAACTGCATTCGCCTTATCAATTGATCTTGGCGGCAGAGAAAAACGGCCAAATCGACAAAATTGATTTGTGGGTAGTGCAACAGGCCTTACAGCAAATGGAAACCAACTTAAGAAATGGTTACCAAGACAAGCTAGCGATTAACTTGTCGGCCCGTTCGTTCTGCAGTGAGAAAGTCATTGCCCGCATTGCGCGTGAGTTTGTCAGCAGAAATATTGCCGGTGATATGATTATTTTTGAGATTACTGAAACCGCTGCGTTACCAAATATGAAACAAGCTGAAGAACATATAAGAAGGCTTAAAGCGTTGGGTTGTGCGATCGCACTTGATGACTTTGGCGTAGGTTATTCTTCGTTCCACTCTTTAAAACAGCTGCCTTTTGATTTTCTAAAAATTGATGGCTCGTTTGTTAGAGAAATTCTTAACCAGCCAGAAGACAAAGTGTTTATTCAAGCTTTGGTGGGAATAGCCAACAAGTTGGGCCATAAAACGGTGGCTGAATTTGTAGAGTCTGAGGCTCTAAACGAAGAACTAATCAGCTTGGGAGTGGATTACTCACAAGGCTATTACATTGGAAAACCAGCTAGCGCACGCTATTTCTGGCAATTTGACAAAGCATCTGCAGTGCTAGCTTTGCAAGGTACATAA
- the parC gene encoding DNA topoisomerase IV subunit A: MTDANDLSLEGVERLSMSQFTEQAYLNYSMYVIMDRALPHIGDGLKPVQRRIIYAMSELGLSANAKYKKSARTVGDVLGKYHPHGDSACYEAMVLMAQPFSYRHPLVDGQGNWGAPDDPKSFAAMRYTEAKLSKFSEVLLSELGQGTCDWTPNFDGTMNEPKVLPARLPHILLNGVTGIAVGMATDIPPHNVKEVASACVHLLDNPKAQLDDLLQHVQGPDYPTEAEIITPAKDIRKIYESGRGSIKMRAVFHTEDGEVVITALPHQVSGSKVLEQVAAQMQAKKLPMVVDLRDESDHENPTRIVVVPRSNRVDIDQLMNHLFASTDLERNYRVNINMLGLDNRPQVKGLVQILGEWLRFRRDVVRRRLQYRLDKVLARLHILDGLLIAFLNIDEVIDIIRTEDDPKAALMERFGLSNKQAEAILEIKLRQLAKLEEIKIRGEQAELAEERDKLEKLLGSERRMSTLLKKELLADAETYGNARRSPLMVRAEAKALSEKELMPNEALTVVLSEKGWARAAKGHEVDAHGLSYKAGDTFLASAIGRSNQQAAFLDTAGRSYALDSHTLPSARSQGEPLTGRFNLAPGELFCNVVMANDEQRYLVASDAGYGFIGKFVDMLSKNKNGKAFLNLPAGSKVIAPIEVHNYEKDSCLAISNEGRMLVFPLTSLPELAKGKGNKLISIPSARVKNREEFVTLLSVVPDDASVTLFAGKRKLTLKPSDLDHYRGERGRRGNKLPRGLQRVDAIEVETTAIDTEELNQDDA, translated from the coding sequence ATGACTGATGCTAATGATCTCAGTTTAGAAGGCGTAGAACGCCTCTCAATGAGTCAATTTACAGAGCAGGCGTATTTAAATTACTCCATGTACGTGATCATGGATAGGGCTTTGCCACATATTGGTGACGGCCTCAAGCCAGTACAGCGACGCATTATCTATGCGATGTCTGAATTAGGCTTATCGGCTAACGCTAAGTATAAGAAATCAGCACGTACCGTGGGTGACGTATTGGGTAAGTACCACCCCCATGGCGATTCGGCCTGTTATGAAGCCATGGTGTTAATGGCTCAGCCGTTCTCTTATCGTCATCCTTTGGTGGATGGACAAGGCAACTGGGGGGCGCCCGATGATCCTAAATCGTTTGCGGCTATGCGTTATACCGAAGCGAAGCTCTCTAAATTTTCGGAAGTGTTACTCAGTGAGCTAGGTCAGGGGACTTGTGATTGGACGCCGAACTTTGATGGCACCATGAACGAACCCAAGGTATTACCGGCACGTTTACCACACATTTTATTAAATGGTGTGACCGGCATCGCGGTGGGTATGGCGACTGATATTCCACCACATAACGTCAAAGAAGTAGCCAGTGCTTGTGTGCATCTATTAGATAACCCCAAAGCGCAGCTGGATGATTTGTTACAGCATGTGCAAGGGCCTGATTACCCCACTGAAGCAGAGATAATTACCCCTGCTAAAGATATTCGTAAAATCTATGAAAGCGGTCGTGGCTCAATAAAAATGCGTGCGGTATTTCATACCGAAGATGGCGAAGTCGTGATTACCGCCTTGCCGCACCAAGTGTCTGGCTCTAAAGTACTCGAGCAAGTTGCGGCGCAGATGCAAGCTAAAAAGTTGCCTATGGTGGTGGATTTACGTGATGAATCTGATCATGAAAACCCAACCCGCATTGTCGTCGTGCCTCGTTCTAACCGAGTGGATATTGATCAGTTAATGAACCACTTGTTTGCCTCTACTGATCTTGAACGAAACTACCGAGTAAATATCAACATGCTGGGGCTAGATAATCGCCCGCAAGTGAAAGGTTTAGTTCAGATATTGGGCGAGTGGCTGCGTTTTCGTCGTGATGTGGTACGTCGCCGCTTGCAATATCGTTTGGATAAAGTACTGGCGCGTTTACATATTTTGGATGGCTTATTAATTGCGTTCCTCAATATTGACGAAGTGATTGATATCATTCGCACCGAAGATGATCCTAAAGCGGCCTTAATGGAACGTTTTGGTTTATCGAATAAACAAGCTGAAGCGATCCTTGAAATTAAATTGCGCCAATTGGCCAAATTAGAAGAAATCAAGATCCGTGGTGAGCAAGCCGAGTTAGCTGAAGAGCGCGACAAGCTAGAAAAGCTGCTAGGCAGCGAACGTCGTATGAGCACCTTGCTTAAGAAAGAACTATTAGCCGACGCTGAAACTTATGGCAATGCGCGTCGTTCACCCTTAATGGTTCGTGCAGAAGCCAAAGCCTTAAGCGAAAAAGAGCTAATGCCAAATGAAGCCTTAACCGTGGTGCTATCAGAGAAAGGCTGGGCGCGTGCCGCTAAAGGCCATGAAGTGGATGCGCATGGGCTAAGTTATAAAGCCGGTGATACCTTCCTCGCTAGCGCTATTGGGCGCAGCAACCAGCAAGCGGCGTTTCTTGATACAGCCGGGCGAAGTTATGCTTTAGATTCGCATACACTTCCGTCTGCGCGTAGCCAAGGTGAGCCCTTAACGGGAAGATTTAATTTAGCCCCTGGGGAGTTGTTCTGTAATGTCGTAATGGCTAATGATGAGCAACGCTATTTGGTGGCTTCAGACGCGGGTTATGGGTTTATCGGTAAGTTTGTCGATATGCTCAGTAAAAATAAAAACGGTAAAGCCTTTTTGAACCTACCCGCTGGGAGCAAAGTGATTGCACCCATTGAAGTGCATAACTACGAAAAAGATAGTTGCTTGGCTATTTCTAACGAAGGCCGCATGCTGGTATTTCCGTTAACTAGCTTGCCTGAGTTAGCTAAAGGCAAGGGGAATAAACTGATTAGTATCCCTTCTGCTAGGGTTAAAAACCGCGAAGAGTTTGTGACCTTGCTAAGTGTCGTACCCGATGATGCTTCGGTGACGCTATTTGCAGGCAAACGTAAGTTAACCTTAAAACCGAGTGATTTAGACCACTATCGAGGAGAGCGTGGCCGCCGAGGTAACAAGCTGCCGCGTGGCCTGCAACGGGTTGACGCCATTGAGGTTGAAACAACCGCAATAGATACCGAAGAGCTTAATCAAGATGATGCTTAG